In the genome of Bremerella sp. JC817, one region contains:
- a CDS encoding DUF1559 domain-containing protein, producing the protein MSTFGSGRRLRGFTLVELLVVIAIIGVLIALLLPAVQQAREAARRMQCTNNLKQMGLAIHNFHDTYGKMAPMSTEDWGDENIHGNWGWGVLLMPFLELSNTVEALDPTAGNSWNKNWGYKTSGNRLHDAVTNSTLLNVLQTPVSAFMCPSTAGPELNDMKPIPYSSGSGTTYLARADYVVVNDADTINRGDVASNTWPDGSWVWTRYTPPMTFASISDGLSNTLFMGERCYQLGGEKIGSGVVWGHAGNETGGGASAAQTGFFYVAGAGYYPINSTNGGSSNGHRQGFASNHPGGANFVLGDGSVRFIPETIDHNTDDAPNSTFEYLLQRDDGQVVGSF; encoded by the coding sequence ATGTCTACTTTCGGATCGGGTCGTCGATTGCGTGGTTTTACGCTCGTCGAGCTTCTCGTCGTGATTGCCATCATTGGTGTTTTGATCGCGTTGTTGCTGCCGGCCGTTCAACAGGCCCGCGAAGCTGCTCGCCGTATGCAGTGCACCAATAACCTAAAGCAGATGGGTCTGGCGATCCACAACTTCCACGATACCTATGGCAAGATGGCTCCGATGAGCACGGAGGACTGGGGGGACGAGAACATTCATGGCAACTGGGGCTGGGGCGTGCTGCTGATGCCGTTCCTGGAACTGTCGAACACGGTCGAAGCCTTGGACCCGACCGCTGGTAACAGCTGGAACAAGAACTGGGGTTACAAGACGAGCGGCAATCGCCTGCACGATGCCGTTACCAACTCGACCCTGCTCAACGTCCTCCAGACGCCTGTCTCCGCGTTCATGTGCCCATCGACGGCTGGCCCGGAACTGAACGACATGAAGCCGATCCCTTATAGCAGCGGCAGCGGTACGACGTACCTGGCCCGTGCGGACTATGTGGTGGTGAACGATGCCGACACGATCAATCGTGGTGACGTCGCTTCGAACACCTGGCCGGATGGTTCGTGGGTTTGGACCCGTTACACGCCACCGATGACCTTCGCCAGCATTTCGGATGGTTTGTCCAACACGCTCTTCATGGGCGAACGTTGCTACCAGCTGGGTGGCGAAAAGATCGGCAGTGGTGTCGTCTGGGGCCATGCCGGTAACGAAACGGGCGGCGGGGCTTCGGCGGCTCAGACCGGCTTCTTCTACGTCGCCGGCGCCGGCTACTATCCGATCAACTCGACCAACGGTGGCAGCAGCAACGGTCATCGCCAAGGGTTCGCCTCGAACCATCCTGGCGGTGCCAACTTCGTGCTCGGGGATGGCTCGGTCCGATTCATTCCTGAAACGATCGACCATAACACCGACGACGCTCCGAACAGCACCTTCGAGTACCTGTTGCAGCGTGACGACGGTCAGGTCGTCGGCAGCTTCTAA
- a CDS encoding carboxypeptidase regulatory-like domain-containing protein, which produces MYIQPKNQLLAAAVMLSLSAVIGCGASSEHGHVTGVVKINGSPVEGADITFSPAEGGRSALATTQADGSYELNYTPGVKGAKVGVNKVRITTYIAPRLDDNRRVTDPGKPERFPPEYASGREITVEVKPGENPIDFDIPADKDKYPPQDG; this is translated from the coding sequence ATGTATATTCAACCCAAGAATCAGTTGCTGGCCGCCGCGGTCATGCTTTCGCTCTCGGCCGTGATCGGCTGTGGAGCCTCCAGCGAACATGGTCACGTCACCGGCGTGGTGAAGATCAACGGCAGCCCGGTCGAAGGGGCCGACATCACGTTTTCACCGGCCGAAGGTGGACGCTCGGCACTTGCCACGACCCAAGCCGACGGCAGCTATGAACTGAACTACACGCCTGGCGTGAAGGGGGCCAAGGTGGGCGTCAACAAGGTGCGAATCACCACCTACATTGCACCACGCTTGGACGACAATCGCCGCGTGACCGATCCTGGCAAGCCAGAACGCTTCCCGCCAGAATACGCCAGCGGCCGAGAAATCACGGTCGAAGTCAAACCAGGCGAGAACCCGATCGACTTCGATATCCCCGCCGACAAAGACAAATACCCACCGCAAGATGGCTAG
- a CDS encoding magnesium-dependent phosphatase-1: MPRLIVFDLDFTLWDCGGTWCDCLNPPFRQQHDRIVDRTGRHVRLYGDVEAILAYCDQHEITMGLASRTEQPRWASELLDMLDITHRFPFAEIYPSSKLRHFAALQKATGWDYASMLFFDDEMRNIREVGELGVTSIYVRDGMSSELFHDSLQQFADTSRDA, translated from the coding sequence TTGCCTCGATTGATTGTGTTCGATCTCGATTTCACGCTATGGGACTGCGGCGGTACGTGGTGCGATTGTCTCAACCCGCCGTTTCGCCAGCAGCACGATCGAATTGTCGATCGCACCGGTCGGCATGTTCGGTTGTACGGCGATGTCGAAGCGATCCTGGCTTATTGCGATCAACATGAAATCACGATGGGGCTGGCCTCGCGAACCGAGCAGCCGCGCTGGGCGAGCGAGCTTCTCGACATGCTCGACATTACACACCGCTTTCCCTTCGCCGAGATCTATCCGTCATCGAAGCTGCGGCACTTCGCGGCGCTGCAGAAAGCGACCGGCTGGGACTACGCGTCGATGCTCTTCTTCGACGACGAAATGCGAAACATCCGCGAGGTGGGGGAACTGGGCGTGACCAGTATTTACGTTCGCGATGGGATGTCGAGCGAGCTGTTTCACGACAGCTTGCAGCAGTTTGCCGACACCAGCCGCGATGCCTAG